The Bacteroides acidifaciens genome includes a region encoding these proteins:
- the dnaJ gene encoding molecular chaperone DnaJ, with translation MAEKRDYYEILGVTKTATAEEIKKAYRKKAIQYHPDKNPGDKEAEEKFKEAAEAYDVLSNPDKRSRYDQFGHAGVSGAAGNGGPFGGFGGEGMSMDDIFSMFGDIFGGRGGGFGGGFSGFGGFGGGGGGSQQRRYRGSDLRVKVKLTLKEISEGVEKKFKLKKYVPCDHCHGSGAEGDGGSETCPTCKGSGSVIRNQQTILGTMQTRVTCSTCNGEGKIIKNKCKKCGGDGIIYGEEVVTVKIPAGVAEGMQLSMGGKGNAGKHNGVSGDLLILVEEEPHQDLIRDENDLIYNLLLSFPMAALGGAVEIPTIDGKVKVKIDSGTQPGKVLRLRGKGLPNVNGYGTGDLLVNISIYVPEALNKEEKATLEKMDASDNFKPNTSVKEKIFKKFKSFFD, from the coding sequence ATGGCAGAAAAAAGAGATTATTACGAAATACTGGGAGTGACGAAGACCGCCACAGCAGAAGAAATTAAAAAGGCTTACCGCAAGAAAGCGATTCAGTATCACCCTGACAAGAATCCGGGGGATAAAGAAGCGGAAGAGAAGTTCAAGGAAGCGGCCGAGGCTTATGACGTATTGAGTAATCCGGATAAGCGTTCGCGTTATGACCAGTTCGGTCATGCGGGTGTGAGCGGTGCGGCAGGCAATGGCGGGCCGTTCGGCGGTTTCGGTGGCGAAGGTATGTCGATGGATGACATTTTCTCTATGTTCGGTGATATTTTCGGTGGTCGTGGCGGTGGCTTCGGCGGCGGATTCAGCGGTTTTGGCGGATTCGGTGGCGGTGGCGGCGGTTCACAACAACGCCGGTATCGCGGTAGTGACCTTCGCGTGAAAGTGAAACTGACTTTGAAGGAAATCTCCGAAGGGGTGGAAAAGAAGTTCAAGCTCAAGAAATATGTGCCGTGCGACCATTGCCACGGTTCGGGTGCCGAGGGTGACGGCGGTTCGGAAACGTGTCCTACTTGTAAGGGTAGCGGCTCGGTGATTCGCAACCAACAGACGATTCTGGGCACTATGCAGACGCGTGTCACTTGTTCTACTTGTAACGGTGAAGGTAAGATTATCAAGAACAAGTGTAAGAAGTGTGGCGGCGACGGAATCATTTACGGTGAAGAAGTGGTGACGGTGAAAATTCCTGCCGGTGTGGCAGAAGGTATGCAGCTCTCGATGGGCGGCAAGGGTAATGCCGGAAAGCACAATGGCGTGTCGGGCGATTTGCTGATTCTTGTAGAGGAAGAACCGCATCAGGACTTGATTCGCGACGAGAATGACTTGATTTACAATCTGTTGTTGAGTTTCCCGATGGCTGCGTTGGGTGGCGCTGTGGAAATTCCGACGATTGACGGTAAGGTGAAAGTGAAGATTGATTCGGGTACTCAGCCGGGTAAAGTGCTTCGCCTTCGTGGCAAGGGGTTGCCGAACGTGAATGGATATGGAACGGGGGATTTGCTCGTGAATATCAGTATTTACGTGCCGGAAGCTCTAAACAAGGAAGAGAAGGCTACGCTGGAGAAAATGGATGCTTCGGATAACTTCAAGCCGAACACTTCGGTGAAGGAGAAGATTTTCAAGAAGTTCAAGAGCTTCTTCGATTGA
- a CDS encoding nucleotide exchange factor GrpE yields the protein MNPKEKKVKEEEMNVEDILNNGAEEQPQNEQAEDAAPLTHEEELEQELGKAQETIEEQKDKYLRLSAEFDNYRKRTMKEKAELILNGGEKSLSSILPVVDDFERAIKTMETATDVNAVKEGIELIYNKFLAVLAQNGVKVIDTKDQPLDTDYHEAIAVIPAPSEAQKGKILDCVQTGYTLNDKVLRHAKVVVGE from the coding sequence ATGAATCCGAAAGAAAAAAAGGTGAAGGAAGAAGAGATGAATGTGGAAGACATTCTGAACAATGGTGCGGAAGAACAACCGCAGAACGAACAGGCTGAGGACGCGGCTCCGCTGACGCACGAGGAAGAGCTCGAGCAGGAGTTGGGAAAGGCTCAGGAGACGATTGAGGAGCAGAAGGACAAGTATCTGCGCCTGTCTGCCGAGTTCGACAATTACCGCAAACGCACCATGAAGGAGAAAGCCGAACTGATTCTGAACGGCGGCGAAAAGAGCCTGAGCAGTATTCTTCCGGTAGTGGATGACTTCGAACGTGCCATCAAGACGATGGAGACGGCAACGGACGTGAATGCCGTGAAAGAGGGCATCGAGCTGATTTACAACAAATTCCTGGCTGTGTTGGCACAAAACGGGGTGAAGGTCATCGATACGAAAGACCAGCCGTTGGATACGGATTATCACGAAGCCATCGCAGTAATTCCTGCACCGTCGGAAGCACAGAAGGGCAAGATTCTGGATTGTGTGCAGACGGGATATACATTGAATGACAAGGTGTTGCGACACGCTAAAGTAGTGGTAGGGGAATAA
- a CDS encoding family 20 glycosylhydrolase encodes MNIKNRYAKVCLFLWVLGMCLTAHSLQAQSVIPVPLKMEQGTGSFLLSEKTKLYTNLQGGEAQLLENCLQALPVHLKKGKKKDTQNVLSLLITEKSGQLPTPESYTLSVTPERIQIQATSGAGLFYGIQTLLQLSVSSGTGVITVSAVEVQDTPRFAYRGLMLDVSRHFFTKEFVKKQIDVLAYYKINRLHLHLTDAAGWRIEIKKYPLLTEFAAWRTDANWKKWWNGDRKYVRFDEPGASGGYYTQDDIREIVEYARQHFITVIPEIEMPSHSEEVLAAYPQLSCSGEPYKNADFCVGNEETFTFLENVLTEVLELFPSEYIHIGGDEAGMAAWKNCPKCQKRMKDEHLSHVDELQSYLIHRIEKFLNARGRRLLGWDEILKGGLAPNATVMSWRGEEGGIAAVTSGHRAVMTPGSHCYLDSYQDAPYSQPEAIGGYLPLKKVYAYNPVAASLSAEQAKLVYGAQVNLFTEYVPTPEHVEYMLYPRTLALAEVAWSAPERKSWPDFHARALKAVSDLQAKGYHPFDLKNEIGSRPESTKPAAHLALGKKVIYNTPYSPHYPAQGNTALTDGIRGDWTYGDGCWQGFIDGKRLDVTIDMETKTSIHSVTAAFMQVIGAEVFLPASVTISISDDGSNFTELKHQTFEVTKEVPIKFMDISWEGNAQGRYVRYQAQAGKEFGGWIFTDEIIVK; translated from the coding sequence ATGAATATAAAGAATAGATACGCTAAAGTTTGTCTTTTCTTATGGGTATTGGGAATGTGCTTGACCGCACATTCCCTACAAGCACAGTCCGTCATTCCTGTCCCGTTGAAAATGGAGCAGGGGACGGGCTCTTTTTTGCTCTCAGAGAAAACAAAACTTTATACAAACCTACAAGGTGGAGAAGCGCAGCTTCTGGAGAATTGCCTGCAAGCATTGCCAGTTCATCTCAAGAAAGGGAAAAAGAAAGATACACAGAATGTACTTTCTCTATTGATAACGGAAAAGAGCGGGCAGTTGCCTACTCCTGAAAGTTATACGCTGTCCGTCACACCGGAGCGAATCCAGATTCAAGCAACTTCGGGAGCCGGACTCTTCTACGGGATTCAGACACTCTTGCAGCTATCGGTTTCTTCGGGCACGGGCGTCATCACCGTCTCTGCCGTTGAAGTGCAGGATACGCCCCGTTTCGCTTATCGCGGATTGATGCTCGACGTATCCCGCCATTTCTTCACCAAAGAATTTGTGAAAAAACAGATAGACGTACTGGCATACTATAAAATCAACCGTCTGCATCTGCACCTCACGGATGCGGCAGGCTGGCGGATTGAAATCAAGAAATACCCTCTGCTGACAGAATTTGCAGCCTGGCGTACCGATGCCAACTGGAAAAAATGGTGGAATGGCGACCGCAAATACGTCCGTTTCGACGAACCCGGAGCTTCCGGCGGTTACTATACCCAGGATGATATCCGTGAAATTGTAGAATATGCCCGTCAGCATTTTATCACCGTTATTCCGGAGATTGAAATGCCTTCCCACTCGGAAGAGGTATTGGCAGCCTATCCGCAACTCTCTTGTTCGGGTGAACCTTATAAGAATGCGGATTTTTGTGTCGGAAACGAAGAGACATTCACTTTCCTAGAGAATGTACTGACCGAAGTCCTCGAACTTTTCCCTTCCGAATACATTCATATAGGCGGTGACGAAGCCGGTATGGCAGCATGGAAAAACTGCCCGAAATGCCAGAAGAGAATGAAGGACGAGCACCTCTCTCACGTAGACGAACTGCAAAGCTACCTGATTCACCGGATAGAAAAGTTTCTGAACGCCCGCGGCCGTCGTTTGTTGGGCTGGGACGAGATACTTAAAGGCGGTTTGGCTCCTAATGCGACAGTTATGTCGTGGCGTGGCGAAGAAGGCGGCATTGCTGCCGTTACTTCCGGTCACCGGGCTGTCATGACGCCGGGAAGCCACTGTTATCTGGACAGTTATCAGGATGCCCCGTACTCCCAGCCGGAAGCCATCGGCGGATACCTGCCTCTGAAAAAGGTCTATGCTTACAATCCGGTTGCCGCTTCATTGTCGGCGGAACAGGCGAAACTTGTGTATGGCGCACAAGTTAACCTTTTTACAGAATATGTTCCGACTCCCGAGCATGTAGAGTATATGTTATATCCCCGCACATTGGCGTTGGCGGAAGTTGCCTGGTCGGCTCCCGAACGTAAGTCATGGCCGGACTTCCATGCCCGTGCTTTGAAAGCCGTATCGGATTTGCAGGCAAAAGGCTACCATCCTTTCGACCTTAAAAATGAAATCGGTAGCCGCCCGGAATCTACCAAACCTGCCGCTCACCTTGCCTTAGGAAAGAAAGTGATTTACAACACTCCGTACAGCCCCCACTATCCCGCTCAGGGAAACACCGCCTTGACGGATGGCATACGTGGCGACTGGACTTACGGTGACGGTTGTTGGCAAGGCTTTATCGACGGCAAACGTCTGGATGTAACGATTGATATGGAAACCAAAACTTCCATCCACTCCGTTACCGCCGCCTTTATGCAGGTGATAGGCGCAGAAGTATTCCTGCCTGCATCTGTCACGATTTCTATTTCCGACGACGGAAGCAACTTCACAGAGTTGAAACATCAAACCTTTGAAGTAACCAAAGAAGTCCCTATTAAATTCATGGACATCTCTTGGGAAGGAAACGCACAAGGAAGATATGTACGCTATCAGGCACAAGCCGGAAAAGAGTTCGGCGGCTGGATATTTACTGACGAGATAATCGTGAAATAG
- a CDS encoding ATP-binding protein — protein sequence MLKQIPYGLTDFGRIQKENYYYVDKTMFIEKIEMQPSYLFLIRPRRFGKSLTLAMLEAYYDVRYADQFDELFGNLYIGKHPTPIHNQFLIMRFNFSEVSSNINEVEESFRLHCCGKLRHFLQKYEHILGKEIWDVLNEETLEEPGALLSTINSYATLKGDIKIYLLIDEYDNFTNTILSTYGTDLYRKATHGEGYIRRFFNVIKAATTGMGSAVNRLFITGVSPVTMDDVTSGFNIGTNITTDPWFNDLVGFSEKELREMLTYYKEQGALPLSVDDAVAMMKPNYNNYCFSRNKLADCMFNSDMVLYCMKSLILHGVKPDEIVDPNIRTDFNKLAYLVRLDHGLGENFSVIKEIAEKGEIVTDIVTHFSALEMTDVSNFKSLLFYFGLLSIKGVDMMGRPILHVPNLVVREQLFNFLIQGYARHDVFKLDVNRLFSLFENMSFKGDWKPLFEFVAGAIREQSRIREYIEGEAHIKGFLLAYLSMFRYYQLYPEYEMNKGFADFFFKPSPAVPVMPPYTYLLEVKYAKAGASDKEIRALADDAREQLVRYSGDECVVEAREKGGLKLITVVWRSWELALTEEVEI from the coding sequence ATGCTGAAGCAAATACCATACGGATTGACGGACTTCGGACGCATCCAGAAAGAAAACTATTATTATGTGGATAAGACGATGTTTATCGAAAAGATAGAAATGCAACCGTCTTACCTGTTTCTGATTCGTCCCCGACGTTTCGGAAAAAGCCTTACGCTGGCTATGCTGGAAGCCTATTATGATGTCCGGTATGCCGACCAGTTCGACGAATTGTTCGGCAATCTGTATATCGGGAAGCACCCCACACCGATACATAACCAGTTTCTCATCATGAGATTCAATTTCTCTGAGGTGAGTTCGAATATCAATGAGGTGGAAGAATCTTTCCGGTTGCATTGCTGCGGGAAACTCAGACATTTTCTGCAAAAGTACGAGCATATATTGGGAAAGGAAATCTGGGACGTGCTGAATGAGGAGACGCTCGAAGAACCGGGAGCATTATTGTCCACCATCAATTCGTACGCCACTCTCAAGGGAGATATCAAGATTTATCTCCTGATTGATGAATACGATAATTTCACGAATACCATTCTTTCAACTTACGGCACGGACCTTTACCGGAAAGCGACGCATGGCGAAGGATACATCCGCCGTTTTTTCAACGTCATCAAAGCCGCCACAACGGGCATGGGCTCTGCCGTCAACCGTTTGTTCATCACCGGAGTAAGCCCGGTGACGATGGACGACGTGACAAGCGGATTCAACATCGGAACGAACATCACTACCGACCCTTGGTTTAACGACCTTGTTGGTTTCAGCGAGAAGGAACTACGCGAGATGCTGACGTATTACAAAGAGCAAGGGGCTTTGCCTTTGTCGGTAGATGACGCGGTGGCAATGATGAAGCCGAATTATAACAATTATTGCTTTAGCAGAAACAAATTGGCGGATTGCATGTTCAACTCGGACATGGTGCTCTACTGTATGAAGTCGTTGATATTGCACGGAGTTAAACCGGACGAGATTGTAGACCCCAATATTCGTACGGACTTTAACAAGCTGGCTTACCTTGTCCGCCTTGACCACGGACTGGGAGAGAATTTCTCCGTCATCAAGGAGATTGCGGAAAAGGGAGAGATAGTGACTGATATCGTCACTCATTTCTCTGCATTGGAAATGACGGACGTGAGCAACTTCAAATCTCTGCTGTTCTATTTCGGACTGCTTTCTATCAAAGGCGTGGATATGATGGGACGCCCCATCCTGCACGTTCCCAACCTGGTGGTTCGCGAACAGTTATTCAATTTCCTGATTCAGGGATATGCCCGCCATGATGTCTTCAAGCTCGACGTGAACCGTCTGTTCTCCTTGTTTGAGAATATGTCTTTCAAGGGAGATTGGAAGCCGTTGTTCGAATTTGTTGCCGGAGCTATCCGCGAGCAGAGCCGCATCCGCGAGTATATAGAAGGAGAAGCACATATCAAGGGCTTTCTTCTCGCCTATCTGAGTATGTTCCGCTATTATCAACTGTATCCGGAATATGAGATGAACAAAGGTTTTGCCGATTTCTTCTTTAAACCCAGTCCGGCAGTACCCGTAATGCCGCCGTACACTTATCTGCTGGAAGTGAAGTATGCGAAAGCCGGTGCGTCGGATAAGGAAATCAGGGCACTTGCCGATGATGCGCGGGAGCAGTTGGTTCGTTATAGCGGGGATGAATGTGTGGTGGAAGCTCGGGAGAAAGGGGGACTGAAACTGATAACTGTTGTATGGCGCAGTTGGGAATTGGCGCTGACGGAAGAAGTAGAGATATAG
- a CDS encoding IS4 family transposase — protein MLLETDQIRDPRLLRRLNLICSQMVVHQSAIVNQFSKEHKEKMGAYRFLNNSSVSSDAILSGLIQTCCKNASGRKHLLCIQDTSEINYEAHVERMKKKTVSPGIVGQKQCGTFLHPVLVVDASSHIPIGFSSVKQWNRSPDALSREERNYRYQPIEEKESYRWIESGMAASEQMPRDAVKTIIGDREADIFELFSRIPADNVHLLIRSVHERNCRLDNPDCSVHLNTLMDQAVLRAEYSFEVLPGSGRKKRIACMELRFERVTLCAPVNGPAKGSPPVSLYCIHVKEKSSSTPINESPIEWRLLTTHVVETVEQAIECIGWYRCRWLIEELFRVLKRKGFMIEDAQLETVSALQKLILISLQAALQVMVLKLSFDKEDENLSSEIYFTSKEIELLHIVGKKSEGNTKIQQNPYKKESMAWAAWIIARLGAWSAYKSQSIPGYITFKNGLDRFYTQFELYELIS, from the coding sequence ATGTTATTAGAGACAGATCAAATTCGTGATCCTCGGCTTTTGCGACGTTTAAACTTAATTTGCTCTCAGATGGTTGTCCATCAAAGTGCTATAGTGAATCAATTTAGTAAGGAACATAAAGAAAAGATGGGTGCTTATAGATTTTTGAACAATTCCTCAGTCAGTTCTGATGCTATCTTATCAGGTCTGATACAAACTTGCTGTAAGAATGCTTCCGGTCGTAAGCATTTACTGTGTATTCAAGATACCTCGGAGATAAACTATGAGGCTCATGTTGAGCGAATGAAGAAAAAAACAGTCAGTCCCGGCATTGTCGGTCAAAAGCAATGTGGTACTTTTTTGCATCCAGTCTTGGTAGTGGATGCCTCCAGCCATATTCCTATAGGCTTTTCTTCGGTCAAGCAGTGGAATCGCTCACCGGATGCTTTAAGTCGTGAAGAACGTAATTACAGATATCAGCCTATAGAAGAAAAAGAGTCATATCGTTGGATAGAAAGTGGCATGGCTGCCAGTGAGCAAATGCCCCGGGATGCAGTTAAAACGATTATCGGTGACCGTGAAGCGGACATTTTCGAGCTTTTCAGCCGTATCCCTGCTGATAATGTTCACTTGCTGATCCGTTCTGTTCATGAAAGGAATTGCCGGTTGGATAATCCAGACTGTTCTGTCCATCTGAATACATTAATGGATCAGGCTGTTCTACGGGCAGAGTATAGCTTTGAAGTGCTCCCGGGAAGCGGACGTAAGAAACGGATAGCGTGTATGGAACTTCGCTTTGAAAGAGTCACTTTGTGCGCTCCTGTTAACGGTCCGGCAAAGGGCAGTCCCCCTGTTAGTCTTTATTGCATACATGTTAAAGAAAAATCTTCCAGTACACCGATAAATGAGAGTCCTATTGAATGGAGACTGCTAACTACACATGTGGTGGAGACTGTAGAACAAGCAATTGAATGTATCGGTTGGTATCGTTGTAGATGGCTGATTGAAGAGTTGTTCAGAGTACTCAAAAGAAAGGGATTCATGATTGAGGACGCACAGTTGGAAACAGTTTCGGCATTACAAAAACTAATCTTAATTTCCTTGCAGGCAGCCCTGCAGGTGATGGTACTCAAACTTTCTTTTGATAAAGAAGATGAAAACCTCTCTTCAGAAATCTACTTTACAAGCAAAGAAATAGAATTATTACATATAGTAGGAAAAAAGAGTGAGGGAAATACAAAAATACAGCAAAATCCATATAAAAAAGAATCAATGGCATGGGCGGCATGGATTATTGCAAGGTTAGGAGCATGGAGTGCATACAAGAGCCAGTCCATTCCAGGATATATAACCTTTAAGAATGGACTGGATAGATTTTATACACAGTTTGAATTGTATGAGTTAATCAGCTAA
- a CDS encoding ABC-F family ATP-binding cassette domain-containing protein: MITVSNVSVQFGKRVLFNDVNLKFTSGNCYGIIGANGAGKSTFLRTIYGDLDPTTGSIALGPGERLSVLSQDHFKWDAFTVMDTVMMGHTVLWDIMKQREVLYAKEDFTDEDGLKVSELEERFAELDGWNAESDAAMLLSGLGIKEDKHYTLMGELSGKEKVRVMLAQALYGNPDNLLLDEPTNDLDMETVTWLEEYLSNFEHTVLVVSHDRHFLDSVCTHTVDIDYGKINMFAGNYSFWYESSQLALRQQQNQKAKAEEKKKELEEFIRRFSANVAKSKQTTSRKKMLEKLNVEEIKPSSRKYPGIIFTPEREPGNQILEVSGLSKKTEEGVVLFNDVNFNVEKGDKIVFLSRNPRAMTAFFEIINGNMKPDAGTFNWGVTITTAYLPLDNTDFFNTDLNLVDWLSQFGEGNEVYMKGFLGRMLFSGEEVLKKVSVLSGGEKMRCMIARMQLRNANCLILDTPTNHLDLESIQAFNNNLKTYKGNILFSSHDHEFIQTVANRIIELTPNGIIDKMMEYDEYITSDHIKELRAKMYGDK, translated from the coding sequence ATGATTACAGTTTCAAACGTATCGGTACAGTTTGGTAAAAGAGTGTTGTTTAATGACGTAAACCTGAAGTTTACGAGTGGTAATTGTTATGGTATTATCGGTGCGAACGGTGCGGGAAAATCTACATTCCTCCGTACGATATACGGGGATTTGGACCCTACTACCGGTTCGATTGCCCTGGGACCGGGCGAACGCCTCTCCGTATTGAGCCAGGACCACTTCAAGTGGGACGCCTTTACCGTGATGGATACCGTAATGATGGGGCATACCGTGTTGTGGGACATAATGAAACAGCGCGAAGTATTGTATGCCAAAGAAGACTTCACAGACGAAGACGGACTGAAAGTATCCGAACTCGAAGAAAGATTTGCCGAGCTGGACGGATGGAATGCGGAAAGTGACGCAGCCATGCTGTTGAGCGGACTGGGCATTAAGGAAGACAAGCATTACACATTGATGGGTGAATTGAGCGGTAAAGAAAAGGTACGTGTGATGTTGGCACAAGCCTTGTACGGGAATCCGGACAACCTGCTGCTGGACGAGCCTACCAATGACCTCGATATGGAAACAGTGACTTGGCTGGAAGAATATCTCTCCAACTTCGAACACACCGTGCTCGTAGTAAGCCACGACCGTCACTTCCTCGACTCCGTATGTACGCATACGGTGGACATCGACTACGGAAAAATCAACATGTTTGCCGGTAACTATAGCTTCTGGTACGAATCAAGCCAGTTGGCACTCCGCCAGCAGCAGAACCAGAAGGCGAAGGCTGAAGAGAAGAAGAAAGAACTGGAAGAGTTCATCCGCCGATTCAGTGCCAACGTAGCGAAGAGCAAGCAGACTACAAGCCGCAAGAAGATGCTTGAGAAGTTGAACGTAGAAGAAATCAAACCCTCTTCACGCAAATATCCGGGTATCATCTTCACTCCCGAACGCGAACCGGGCAACCAGATTCTGGAAGTCTCCGGACTGAGCAAGAAGACGGAAGAAGGCGTAGTGCTCTTCAACGATGTCAACTTCAACGTAGAGAAAGGCGACAAAATTGTATTCCTTTCACGCAACCCGCGTGCGATGACTGCCTTTTTCGAAATCATCAACGGAAACATGAAGCCGGATGCCGGAACCTTCAACTGGGGCGTGACTATCACCACCGCTTATCTTCCGTTGGACAACACCGACTTCTTCAACACCGACCTCAACCTCGTAGACTGGCTCAGCCAGTTCGGCGAAGGCAACGAAGTATATATGAAAGGCTTCCTCGGCCGTATGCTGTTCTCCGGCGAAGAAGTGCTGAAGAAAGTAAGCGTACTCTCCGGTGGCGAGAAGATGCGTTGTATGATTGCCCGCATGCAGCTCCGCAACGCCAACTGTCTGATTCTGGATACTCCTACCAACCACTTGGATTTGGAATCTATCCAGGCATTCAACAACAACCTGAAGACGTACAAGGGAAATATCCTCTTCTCTTCCCATGACCACGAATTCATCCAGACCGTTGCCAACCGCATCATCGAACTGACTCCGAACGGCATCATCGACAAGATGATGGAATATGACGAATATATCACGTCAGACCACATCAAGGAACTGAGAGCGAAGATGTACGGTGACAAATAA
- a CDS encoding glycoside hydrolase family 20 protein — translation MKQLLKLTGCLAVAGLFASCQSAQQEADYQIIPLPQEIVTAQGSPFILKSGVKILYPEGNEKMQRNAKFLADYLKTATGKDFAIEAGTEGKNAIVLALGAEAENPESYQLKVAGDGITITGPTEAGVFYGIQSLRKSLPVAMGADIALPAVEIKDAPRFSYRGAHFDTSRHFFTVDEVKTYIDMMALHNMNRFHWHITEDQGWRLEIKKYPKLTEIGSKRTETVIGRNSGEYDGKPYGGFYTQEQAKDIVAYAAERYITVIPEIDLPGHMQAALAAYPELGCTGGPYEVWRQWGVSEDVLCAGNDQVLKFLEDVYAELIEIFPSEYIHVGGDECPKVRWEKCPKCQARIKALGLKSDDKHSKEERLQSFIINHIEKFLNEHGRQIIGWDEILEGGLAPNATVMSWRGEKGGIEAAKQKHDVIMTPNTYLYFDYYQTKDTENEPLGIGGYLPLERVYSYEPMPASLTPEEQKYIKGVQANLWTEYVPTFSHAQYMVLPRWAALSEVQWSAPDKKNYEDFLSRLPRLIKWYDAEGYNYAKHVFNVTAEYTPNPADGTLDITLSTIDNAPIHYTLDGTEPTAASPLYESPLKIKENVTFSAIAVRPTGNSRVVSEKMNFSKSSMKPIVANQPVNKQYMFKGESTLVDGLKGNGNYKTGRWIAFYKNDMDMTIDLQQPTEISSVAISTCVEKGDWVFDARGLSVEVSDDGKNFTKVASEEYPVMKESDKNGIYEHKLSFSPVKTQYVKVVALSESKIPAWHGGKDSPAFLFVDEITID, via the coding sequence ATGAAACAACTTTTAAAGCTAACCGGATGCTTGGCAGTGGCGGGACTTTTTGCTTCGTGCCAATCCGCGCAACAAGAAGCTGATTACCAAATCATCCCCTTGCCGCAGGAAATCGTTACAGCTCAGGGAAGTCCCTTCATCCTGAAGAGCGGAGTGAAAATCCTTTATCCGGAGGGTAACGAAAAGATGCAACGCAACGCAAAGTTCCTGGCAGACTATCTGAAAACAGCTACCGGAAAAGACTTTGCCATCGAAGCCGGAACAGAAGGCAAGAACGCTATTGTACTGGCATTGGGAGCGGAAGCCGAAAATCCCGAATCCTACCAGTTGAAAGTAGCAGGTGACGGAATCACTATCACCGGTCCTACGGAAGCCGGAGTATTCTACGGAATCCAGTCTTTGCGCAAATCCTTGCCCGTTGCAATGGGTGCGGATATAGCTTTGCCGGCAGTAGAGATAAAGGATGCTCCCCGTTTCTCTTATCGTGGCGCGCACTTCGACACCAGCCGCCATTTCTTTACCGTAGATGAAGTGAAGACATATATTGACATGATGGCTTTACACAATATGAACCGTTTCCACTGGCATATTACTGAAGACCAGGGCTGGCGTTTGGAAATCAAGAAATACCCGAAACTGACGGAAATCGGTTCTAAGAGAACGGAGACAGTCATCGGACGCAATTCCGGCGAATATGACGGCAAACCTTACGGTGGTTTCTACACTCAGGAACAGGCGAAAGACATAGTAGCTTATGCTGCCGAACGTTATATCACGGTTATCCCCGAAATCGACCTGCCGGGACATATGCAGGCTGCTCTTGCCGCTTATCCGGAACTCGGATGTACAGGTGGCCCGTACGAAGTATGGAGACAATGGGGTGTATCCGAAGACGTGCTCTGTGCCGGAAACGACCAGGTATTGAAATTCCTCGAAGACGTATATGCCGAACTGATTGAAATCTTCCCGTCAGAATATATCCATGTAGGTGGTGACGAATGTCCGAAAGTACGTTGGGAGAAATGTCCGAAATGCCAGGCACGTATCAAGGCGCTGGGCTTGAAATCGGATGATAAGCATAGTAAGGAAGAACGCTTGCAGAGCTTCATAATCAACCATATCGAAAAATTCCTCAACGAGCACGGACGTCAGATTATCGGTTGGGATGAAATCCTCGAAGGCGGGCTTGCACCGAACGCGACTGTCATGTCATGGCGTGGCGAAAAGGGTGGTATCGAAGCGGCTAAGCAGAAACATGATGTCATCATGACACCGAACACTTACCTGTATTTCGACTACTACCAGACAAAAGACACGGAGAACGAACCTCTCGGTATTGGTGGTTACCTGCCTCTTGAAAGAGTGTACAGCTACGAGCCGATGCCGGCTTCCCTCACTCCGGAAGAACAGAAATATATCAAAGGCGTGCAGGCTAACCTCTGGACTGAGTACGTTCCTACTTTCTCTCATGCCCAGTATATGGTATTACCCCGTTGGGCTGCCTTGTCCGAAGTCCAGTGGTCGGCTCCCGACAAGAAGAATTATGAAGACTTCCTGTCCCGTCTGCCACGTCTGATTAAGTGGTACGATGCGGAAGGATACAATTACGCCAAACATGTATTCAACGTTACTGCCGAATACACTCCGAACCCGGCAGACGGTACGCTGGACATCACCTTGTCTACTATCGACAATGCGCCTATCCACTATACTTTGGACGGCACGGAACCTACCGCCGCTTCTCCGCTTTATGAAAGCCCGCTGAAAATCAAGGAAAATGTGACCTTCTCTGCCATTGCTGTCCGTCCTACCGGAAACAGCCGTGTGGTTTCTGAAAAGATGAATTTCAGCAAGTCAAGTATGAAGCCGATTGTAGCCAACCAACCTGTCAATAAGCAATACATGTTCAAAGGCGAATCTACACTGGTAGACGGCTTGAAAGGAAACGGCAATTACAAGACCGGGCGTTGGATTGCATTCTACAAGAACGATATGGATATGACTATCGACCTTCAGCAGCCCACCGAGATTTCGAGCGTTGCTATTTCTACTTGCGTGGAGAAGGGCGACTGGGTGTTCGATGCGAGAGGACTCTCCGTAGAAGTTTCGGACGATGGCAAGAACTTTACCAAAGTTGCTTCCGAGGAGTATCCTGTTATGAAAGAAAGCGATAAGAATGGCATCTACGAACATAAACTGTCATTCAGCCCGGTGAAAACTCAATATGTGAAAGTGGTTGCCCTGTCTGAAAGTAAAATACCAGCATGGCATGGTGGCAAAGACAGTCCGGCATTCTTGTTTGTAGACGAAATCACGATAGATTAA